From a region of the Methanolobus tindarius DSM 2278 genome:
- a CDS encoding type II toxin-antitoxin system RelE/ParE family toxin, producing MKRLTRKNSHLQNVLSKKITEILENPTRYKQLRNELAGYYRVHIMTSFVLIFAVDIEERTVTIVHFSHHDDAYQI from the coding sequence ATCAAACGATTGACCAGAAAGAATTCACATTTACAAAACGTTCTTTCGAAGAAAATAACTGAGATCCTTGAGAATCCTACAAGATATAAACAATTACGCAATGAGCTTGCAGGATACTACAGAGTGCACATTATGACAAGTTTTGTCCTTATATTTGCTGTAGATATAGAAGAGAGAACTGTTACAATTGTCCATTTTTCACACCATGATGATGCATATCAGATATGA
- a CDS encoding nucleotide sugar dehydrogenase codes for MTEKLQKILDERGPIKKIGVLGMGYVGIPAAALFADADKFEKVLGFQRNSKSSGYKIDMLNSGESPLKGEEPGLEDLLKKVTDAGKFECTADFSRISELDAVTLAIQTPFANPKDLEPDFGALIEGICNVGRNLKPGMLVVLESTITPGTTEGMAKDILEEESGLKAGEDFALAHAPERVMVGRLLKNIQEHDRIVGGIDKSSTDRAVELYTPVLTKGKIIPMSATAAEVTKTAENTFRDLQIAAVNQLALYCESMGINVYDVRAGIDSLKGEGITRAILWPGAGVGGHCLTKDTYHLERGVKLGTSELDYPENSDSIYVLARKVNDFMPNHMFKLTQDALESVGKELKGSKIALLGWAFINDSDDARNPPSEPYRDLLIEAGSKVMVHDPHVLSYPNVEIEKNLDAVVKDADVVAIMTGHAGYFKLQPSTLKESMGVEEPVVVDGRNVVEPDVFVDGGFVYRGIGRGDKN; via the coding sequence ATGACTGAAAAACTACAGAAGATCCTGGACGAGAGAGGTCCGATAAAGAAGATAGGCGTGCTTGGAATGGGATACGTTGGCATCCCTGCAGCAGCCCTGTTCGCAGATGCAGATAAATTTGAGAAGGTTCTGGGCTTCCAGAGGAATTCAAAAAGTTCTGGTTATAAGATCGACATGCTAAACAGTGGCGAAAGCCCTCTGAAAGGAGAGGAACCCGGACTTGAAGACCTTTTAAAGAAGGTTACAGATGCAGGCAAGTTCGAATGCACAGCCGATTTTTCAAGAATATCAGAGCTGGATGCAGTAACACTTGCTATCCAGACACCATTTGCCAATCCAAAGGACCTTGAACCGGACTTTGGAGCACTAATTGAAGGCATATGCAACGTAGGCAGAAATCTCAAACCAGGAATGCTTGTAGTCCTCGAATCAACCATCACCCCCGGGACCACCGAGGGAATGGCAAAGGATATTCTTGAAGAGGAATCCGGCCTGAAGGCAGGAGAGGACTTCGCCCTGGCCCACGCCCCCGAGCGTGTAATGGTAGGCAGACTCCTGAAGAATATCCAGGAGCACGACCGCATAGTCGGCGGAATAGACAAGTCCAGCACCGACAGAGCTGTAGAACTCTACACCCCCGTCCTCACCAAAGGAAAGATCATCCCCATGAGCGCCACAGCTGCTGAGGTCACCAAAACAGCCGAGAACACCTTCCGTGACCTCCAAATAGCAGCCGTGAACCAGTTAGCCCTCTACTGCGAGTCCATGGGCATAAACGTCTACGATGTCCGTGCAGGAATAGACAGTCTCAAAGGCGAAGGCATAACCAGAGCCATCCTCTGGCCCGGAGCCGGAGTAGGCGGTCACTGTCTCACCAAAGACACCTACCATCTGGAACGCGGAGTCAAACTCGGAACCAGTGAACTTGATTATCCAGAAAACTCAGATTCAATTTACGTATTAGCTCGTAAAGTCAACGACTTCATGCCAAATCACATGTTCAAACTCACACAGGATGCTCTGGAGAGTGTAGGCAAAGAACTGAAAGGTTCTAAAATTGCTTTACTTGGCTGGGCGTTCATTAATGACTCAGATGATGCTAGAAACCCCCCATCCGAACCATACAGGGATCTGTTAATTGAAGCTGGATCCAAAGTAATGGTACACGATCCTCATGTTTTAAGCTATCCTAATGTTGAGATTGAGAAAAATCTGGATGCAGTTGTCAAGGATGCTGATGTCGTTGCCATTATGACAGGACATGCTGGGTATTTCAAACTGCAGCCTTCAACTTTGAAGGAGAGTATGGGTGTTGAGGAGCCAGTTGTTGTGGATGGCAGGAATGTTGTGGAGCCGGATGTTTTTGTGGATGGTGGGTTTGTTTATAGGGGAATTGGAAGAGGGGATAAGAACTGA
- a CDS encoding type II toxin-antitoxin system HicA family toxin, with the protein MSKILPISAKKVIKALESLGFTQIRQKGSHLFMQHPDGRTTIVPIHSGKDLGKGILRKIINDAKITRDEWIDLINSLVVF; encoded by the coding sequence ATGAGCAAAATACTACCGATTTCTGCAAAGAAAGTCATAAAAGCATTGGAATCATTGGGTTTTACTCAGATACGTCAGAAAGGCAGTCATCTTTTCATGCAGCATCCTGATGGGAGAACAACAATTGTTCCTATCCATTCAGGAAAAGACCTGGGAAAAGGTATCTTAAGAAAGATCATAAATGATGCTAAAATAACAAGGGATGAGTGGATCGATCTGATAAACAGTCTTGTTGTATTCTGA
- a CDS encoding UDP-N-acetylglucosamine 3-dehydrogenase — protein sequence MRVGVIGTGAMGINHIRNYYEMDGVELVGISDIDEQRVNSLAGTYETKAFTDYNELLKEELDAVSIVVPTKLHKQVCLDALAAGSNVLVEKPIADTPENADVMIKAAKDAGKALMVGHIERFNPAVIKLKEIIDGGLLGKIVSISTTRVGPYNPRIRDVGVILDIGVHDIDIISHLYDSEVKKVHAIAGADIHPFEDHASIHLRFDGDLAGLVDTNWLTPHKVRSLKAVGLEGVAYLDYMNQTVELHDNGWIRKAKVEQSEPLRNELEHFIECIRNGEMPCPNGDHGKHALEVCMAAIESYKEEKTIHL from the coding sequence ATGAGAGTAGGAGTAATAGGCACAGGTGCCATGGGAATTAACCACATCAGGAACTACTATGAGATGGATGGTGTGGAACTTGTAGGGATATCAGATATCGATGAGCAAAGGGTGAATTCCCTTGCCGGAACATACGAAACTAAAGCGTTTACAGATTATAATGAATTATTGAAAGAGGAACTGGATGCTGTAAGCATTGTTGTTCCTACGAAGCTGCACAAGCAGGTATGTCTTGATGCACTTGCTGCAGGTTCGAATGTGCTGGTAGAAAAACCCATTGCAGACACACCTGAAAATGCAGATGTTATGATAAAGGCAGCCAAAGATGCGGGAAAGGCATTGATGGTTGGACATATAGAGAGGTTCAACCCTGCTGTGATTAAGTTGAAGGAGATTATCGACGGTGGCCTTCTGGGTAAGATAGTATCCATATCAACAACCAGGGTCGGTCCTTACAATCCAAGGATAAGGGATGTTGGTGTGATACTGGATATCGGGGTTCATGACATTGACATAATATCTCATCTCTACGACAGCGAAGTAAAAAAGGTCCATGCCATTGCAGGTGCGGATATACATCCCTTTGAGGACCATGCATCCATCCACCTGAGATTTGATGGTGACCTTGCAGGTCTTGTTGATACCAACTGGCTGACACCTCACAAGGTACGAAGCCTGAAGGCAGTGGGTCTTGAAGGTGTTGCATACCTTGACTACATGAACCAGACCGTGGAACTGCACGACAATGGCTGGATAAGAAAGGCAAAGGTTGAACAGTCGGAACCTCTCAGGAACGAGCTTGAACATTTCATTGAATGTATCCGTAATGGCGAAATGCCATGTCCCAATGGTGACCATGGAAAGCATGCCCTTGAAGTATGCATGGCTGCAATTGAATCATACAAGGAAGAGAAAACTATCCATCTATAA
- the carB gene encoding carbamoyl-phosphate synthase large subunit, giving the protein MPKRDDIKKILLIGSGPIMIGQAAEFDFSGSQACKSLKEEGLEVVLVNSNPATIMTDPEMADAVYIEPLEVKAVERIIAKERPDGLIAGIGGQTGLNITSELAEAGILEKYNVKLLGTNLEAIKNTEDRELFKQTMESIGEKVPRSKAISTLKEAEELIDELGLPLIIRPAYTLGGAGGGIAHTKEELLEITERGLRRSRISQVLIEESVLGWKEFEYEVMRDANDTCIVICNMENLDPMGVHTGESIVVTPSQTLNDEEHQMLRTAAIKIIRTFGIEGGCNIQFAAKDGDYRIVEVNPRVSRSSALASKATGYPIAKVTAKIAIGMALDEILNDVTKKTPASFEPTIDYIVTKIPRWPFDKFVNADKTLTTAMKSTGEVMAIGRTIEESLLKAVRSLDINMDLGTEEWSENEVKMLLKTPTSERLFVMYHALCNGFSIEDVSELTGIDIFFIKKLKNIIDMEDMIREEGFSGAVSDELLREAKQTGLTDARIAELTGKTREEVNDQRRAAGIISTYKMVDTCAAEFAAETPYYYSCYEQMCEADPSDRKKIVILGSGPIRIGQGIEFDYCTVHAVAAIREAGIEAHIINNNPETVSTDYDTSDKLFFEPLTLEDVMNVIEKENPDAVLVQFGGQTSVNLALPLERELKRRTDLKTVILGTSPEDIDVAEDREKFNLRMSKLGINQPDAGYATSQDQAIEIATRIGYPVLVRPSYVLGGRAMEIVYDQTDLERYMREAVKVSPEHPILIDDFLEGAVEIDVDAVCDGKDVLIGAIMEHIEEAGVHSGDSACVIPPQSLSEEVLETVRDYTRKIALALNVKGLVNIQMAKRGDKIYVLEANPRSSRTIPFVSKAVGLPLAKIAARVIMGETLEEQGYSTCDEPKVKHVSVKEVLLPFDKLPGADPLLGPEMKSTGEVMGVDSDYGRAFFKAQLSADNLLPLTGKVFVSVKDEDRDELLDVAQKLVSAGIELLGTKGTADFLSEHGIEMGIVKKVHDGSPNVIDMMRRYEVDLVINTPEDKLSREDGSRIRRAAVDFKVPYITTIQAAIAASNAIVSMKQGEGEVKSINEYHREMA; this is encoded by the coding sequence ATGCCAAAACGTGACGACATTAAAAAAATACTCCTGATAGGTTCAGGACCTATTATGATCGGACAGGCAGCAGAGTTCGACTTCTCAGGAAGCCAGGCATGCAAGTCCCTTAAGGAAGAGGGACTGGAAGTTGTACTTGTGAACTCAAACCCTGCAACTATCATGACCGACCCTGAAATGGCAGATGCGGTTTACATCGAGCCTCTTGAAGTGAAAGCTGTGGAGAGGATAATTGCCAAGGAAAGACCGGACGGCCTCATTGCAGGTATAGGAGGTCAGACAGGTCTGAACATTACCAGTGAACTTGCTGAAGCAGGAATCCTTGAGAAATATAATGTTAAACTCCTTGGAACTAACCTTGAAGCTATCAAGAACACCGAAGACCGTGAGCTGTTCAAGCAGACCATGGAGAGCATTGGTGAAAAAGTTCCACGCAGCAAGGCAATTTCAACACTCAAGGAAGCAGAAGAGCTTATTGATGAGCTCGGTTTGCCACTTATCATCCGTCCGGCATACACTCTTGGTGGTGCTGGTGGCGGAATTGCACACACAAAGGAAGAACTCCTTGAGATTACCGAAAGGGGTCTTCGCCGAAGCCGTATCAGCCAGGTACTTATTGAAGAAAGTGTGTTGGGCTGGAAGGAATTCGAGTACGAGGTCATGCGTGATGCAAATGACACATGTATAGTAATATGTAACATGGAAAACCTGGACCCAATGGGTGTTCACACAGGTGAATCCATTGTAGTTACACCATCACAGACCCTCAATGATGAAGAGCACCAGATGCTCAGGACTGCAGCTATCAAAATAATCAGGACCTTCGGCATCGAAGGTGGATGTAATATCCAGTTTGCTGCAAAGGATGGCGACTATCGTATTGTTGAAGTAAACCCACGTGTTTCACGTTCATCAGCTCTTGCTTCCAAGGCAACCGGTTATCCGATTGCCAAGGTTACAGCAAAGATAGCTATCGGAATGGCACTGGATGAGATCCTCAACGATGTCACAAAGAAGACACCGGCATCATTTGAGCCGACCATTGACTATATTGTCACCAAGATCCCAAGGTGGCCATTTGACAAGTTCGTCAATGCTGACAAGACACTGACAACCGCCATGAAGAGTACCGGTGAAGTAATGGCAATTGGTCGTACAATTGAAGAATCACTTCTGAAAGCTGTACGTTCCCTTGATATCAACATGGACCTTGGTACAGAAGAGTGGTCTGAGAATGAAGTTAAGATGCTGCTTAAAACTCCTACAAGTGAGCGTCTCTTTGTAATGTATCATGCACTCTGCAATGGATTCTCCATAGAAGATGTTTCAGAGCTGACAGGCATTGATATTTTCTTCATTAAGAAGCTCAAGAATATCATTGACATGGAAGACATGATCCGGGAGGAAGGATTCTCCGGAGCAGTGTCCGATGAACTTTTACGTGAAGCAAAGCAGACCGGACTTACCGATGCACGCATTGCAGAACTCACCGGCAAGACCCGTGAGGAAGTCAATGACCAGAGGCGTGCTGCAGGAATTATTTCCACATATAAGATGGTAGATACCTGTGCAGCAGAGTTTGCTGCAGAGACACCTTATTATTACTCATGCTACGAGCAGATGTGTGAAGCTGATCCTTCTGACCGCAAGAAGATAGTAATCCTTGGTTCCGGTCCTATACGTATCGGACAGGGAATTGAGTTTGACTACTGTACTGTACATGCAGTGGCTGCGATCCGTGAAGCAGGAATCGAAGCTCATATTATTAACAACAACCCTGAGACTGTATCCACTGACTACGATACATCAGACAAACTCTTCTTCGAGCCACTTACACTTGAAGATGTGATGAATGTTATCGAGAAAGAGAATCCTGATGCAGTGCTTGTGCAGTTCGGAGGACAGACATCAGTTAACCTTGCACTACCACTTGAAAGGGAACTTAAGAGGCGCACTGACCTTAAGACTGTAATCCTTGGTACATCCCCCGAAGATATCGATGTTGCAGAGGACCGTGAGAAATTCAACCTCAGGATGAGCAAGCTGGGAATTAACCAGCCGGATGCAGGTTATGCAACCTCACAGGATCAGGCAATTGAGATTGCTACAAGGATAGGTTATCCTGTACTTGTGCGTCCTTCATACGTTCTTGGCGGACGCGCAATGGAAATAGTCTACGACCAGACTGACCTTGAGAGGTACATGCGTGAGGCTGTAAAGGTTTCACCGGAACACCCAATTCTAATTGACGACTTCCTTGAGGGAGCAGTTGAGATAGATGTTGACGCCGTTTGTGACGGAAAGGATGTGCTCATCGGAGCAATCATGGAACACATCGAGGAAGCAGGTGTTCACTCAGGTGACTCTGCATGTGTTATCCCACCACAGTCACTTTCTGAAGAAGTGCTTGAAACCGTACGTGATTATACCCGCAAGATTGCGCTTGCACTAAATGTAAAGGGTCTTGTTAATATCCAGATGGCAAAGAGAGGAGACAAGATATATGTCCTTGAAGCAAATCCACGATCAAGCAGGACAATTCCATTCGTATCCAAAGCTGTCGGACTGCCGCTGGCAAAGATTGCAGCCCGTGTGATAATGGGAGAAACTCTTGAAGAGCAGGGATATTCAACATGTGATGAACCAAAGGTCAAGCATGTATCAGTTAAGGAAGTTCTCCTGCCATTTGACAAACTCCCAGGAGCAGACCCACTTCTTGGTCCGGAGATGAAGAGTACCGGAGAAGTAATGGGTGTTGACTCCGATTACGGAAGAGCATTCTTCAAGGCACAGCTCAGCGCAGATAACCTTTTGCCACTTACAGGAAAGGTCTTTGTATCCGTAAAGGATGAGGACAGGGACGAACTTCTTGATGTAGCACAGAAACTTGTGAGTGCAGGAATTGAGCTTCTTGGTACAAAAGGTACGGCTGATTTCCTTTCAGAACATGGAATTGAAATGGGAATTGTCAAGAAAGTGCATGACGGCAGCCCTAATGTCATTGACATGATGCGCAGATACGAGGTTGACCTTGTCATTAACACACCGGAGGACAAGCTTTCACGCGAAGACGGTTCAAGGATTCGCCGTGCAGCAGTTGACTTCAAGGTACCTTACATCACCACAATCCAGGCAGCAATTGCAGCATCTAACGCAATTGTTTCCATGAAGCAGGGTGAAGGCGAAGTAAAATCAATAAATGAATATCACAGGGAGATGGCCTGA
- a CDS encoding nucleotidyltransferase family protein, which produces MTVNQINEYRDTIIPILLKNDVDRAGIFGSFARNEADEDSDIDILVHFKERKGLFDLARLEMELEKVTLRKVEVITYDSITPLIKERVLKEEVKIL; this is translated from the coding sequence ATGACTGTTAATCAGATCAATGAGTATAGAGACACTATTATCCCAATACTGTTAAAAAATGACGTTGACAGGGCTGGAATCTTTGGTTCGTTTGCTAGGAACGAGGCAGATGAGGATAGTGACATCGATATTCTTGTTCATTTCAAGGAGAGAAAAGGTCTCTTCGATCTTGCCAGATTAGAAATGGAACTTGAGAAAGTGACCCTAAGAAAGGTCGAGGTCATTACTTATGACTCCATAACCCCACTTATAAAAGAAAGAGTCCTTAAAGAAGAAGTGAAGATATTATGA
- a CDS encoding type II toxin-antitoxin system HicB family antitoxin translates to MREFTVVIEQDEDGIYVASVPELNGCHTQAETLDELNQRIKEAIELYLEVTSDKEQADHLDLVGIQKIRVDA, encoded by the coding sequence ATGAGAGAATTCACAGTGGTCATTGAACAGGACGAAGATGGGATATATGTGGCTTCTGTACCAGAGCTTAATGGATGCCATACTCAGGCAGAAACATTGGATGAACTTAACCAGCGTATCAAAGAGGCCATCGAGCTTTATCTTGAAGTTACATCTGATAAAGAACAGGCCGATCATCTTGATCTTGTAGGCATACAGAAGATTCGGGTTGATGCATGA
- a CDS encoding flippase has product MKDVQWSFISLITASLSHLLLRILLGNELGPSGLGLYTLVFTIYMFGVLFASFGIGDALTRYVAEFSDNTQKAKEYITSGIIGSVFSGFLMGVLLFLLSDVISINIFNMPEMANMLKITAICFPFIAINKTVVGSLNGFRNMKAFAFLNISLNMSIFFISILMVLYLKMGVLGAVLGFVIPTIIICLISINLIRSYLVFPSIFFTQNDAYRDILHFGFYAVLGNSILYVYTHIDSLMIGYYLDEAEVGLYAISVIFVQGLVLIPSAIQKVTSPIIAKAYAEKEYKFISELIKRITFKVFVISSLLSLLVAIFGKVLIMIIFEDIFLPAYLPLLIMLIGYAIYSTFISIGSFYSSIGYVQLSYKIALFSAILSIMLNIIFIPRYGIVGAAIATTTSLVTLTLLHFFIIKHLLSKM; this is encoded by the coding sequence ATGAAAGACGTACAGTGGTCTTTTATTAGTCTTATTACTGCTTCTTTATCTCATTTGTTATTGAGAATTTTGCTGGGGAATGAATTAGGTCCATCTGGTCTTGGTCTTTATACGCTTGTTTTTACAATATATATGTTTGGGGTATTGTTTGCTTCTTTTGGGATAGGCGATGCTTTAACTAGGTATGTAGCTGAATTTAGTGATAATACTCAAAAAGCCAAAGAGTATATTACATCGGGAATAATTGGATCTGTTTTTTCTGGATTTTTGATGGGTGTTCTTCTTTTTCTATTGTCTGATGTAATTTCTATTAATATTTTTAACATGCCTGAAATGGCTAATATGCTAAAAATCACAGCTATATGTTTTCCTTTTATAGCAATAAACAAAACAGTTGTAGGTTCTCTTAATGGTTTTCGAAATATGAAAGCTTTTGCATTTCTGAATATTTCTCTTAACATGTCTATTTTCTTTATTTCCATATTAATGGTCTTGTATCTAAAAATGGGTGTTTTAGGAGCTGTATTGGGATTTGTTATTCCAACTATTATTATTTGCTTAATTTCTATAAATTTAATCCGTTCTTATCTTGTATTTCCTAGCATCTTCTTCACACAAAATGATGCGTATAGGGACATACTACATTTTGGTTTCTACGCGGTACTCGGAAATTCAATACTGTATGTATATACTCACATTGATAGCTTGATGATTGGATATTATCTAGATGAGGCGGAAGTTGGATTATATGCAATATCTGTTATTTTTGTCCAAGGATTAGTACTCATTCCCAGTGCCATTCAGAAAGTTACTAGCCCCATAATTGCCAAAGCTTATGCAGAAAAAGAATATAAGTTTATATCTGAGTTAATCAAAAGAATAACATTCAAAGTTTTTGTAATTTCATCATTACTATCTCTGCTTGTTGCAATTTTTGGAAAAGTACTCATCATGATTATTTTTGAAGATATCTTTTTACCTGCCTACTTACCTTTATTAATTATGCTTATAGGGTATGCTATTTATTCAACATTTATATCTATAGGTTCTTTTTATTCAAGTATCGGATATGTTCAATTATCTTATAAAATCGCGTTGTTTTCAGCTATACTAAGTATTATGTTAAATATAATATTCATACCACGATATGGAATCGTCGGTGCGGCTATAGCGACCACTACTTCATTGGTTACATTAACCTTGCTTCATTTTTTTATAATAAAACATCTTTTAAGTAAGATGTAA
- a CDS encoding argininosuccinate synthase, which yields MTKKVVLAYSGGLDTSVCIPLIKEEYGYDEVITVAVDVGQPQEDVKQATEKAQKISDKHFTLDVREEFVNDYIFPLIKANGDYEGYVMGTSIARPLIAKKVVEIAEQEGAVALAHGCTGKGNDQLRFEAVFRLTDMDVIAPMRDMNLTREWEIEYAKKHGIPVGVTTAKPWSVDENIWSRSIEGGKLEDPGFIPPEEIYQWTVSPEAAPEGQTLVIGFENGVPVSLDGEKMNGVDLIIKLNEIAGSHGVGRTDMIEDRVLGLKARENYEHPAATVLLTAHKDLEKLVLTRAELKFKKNVDEQWSELAYYGLVDEPLYADLNAFIDKTQQRVTGTVTVKLHKGSVIILARTSPYALYSEDLVSFDSATINQKDAEGFAKYHGFQARMYKKVIEK from the coding sequence ATGACAAAGAAAGTAGTACTTGCTTATTCAGGCGGACTTGACACTTCAGTGTGCATCCCGCTTATCAAAGAGGAATACGGCTACGATGAGGTTATTACAGTTGCCGTAGATGTAGGACAGCCTCAGGAAGACGTTAAACAGGCTACAGAGAAGGCACAGAAGATCAGTGACAAGCACTTCACACTTGACGTTCGTGAGGAGTTTGTCAACGATTACATATTCCCTCTAATCAAAGCCAATGGTGACTATGAAGGATACGTTATGGGCACATCCATTGCACGTCCACTTATCGCCAAAAAGGTCGTTGAAATTGCAGAGCAGGAAGGTGCTGTTGCACTTGCACACGGCTGTACCGGAAAGGGCAACGATCAGCTTCGTTTTGAGGCGGTTTTCCGCCTTACTGATATGGACGTCATTGCACCAATGAGAGACATGAACCTTACCCGTGAATGGGAGATTGAGTATGCTAAGAAACACGGCATACCAGTAGGTGTTACAACTGCAAAACCATGGAGTGTTGATGAGAACATCTGGAGCCGCAGTATCGAAGGCGGTAAGCTTGAAGACCCAGGATTTATCCCACCTGAGGAAATCTACCAGTGGACCGTTTCCCCTGAAGCAGCCCCTGAAGGCCAGACACTTGTAATTGGTTTTGAGAACGGTGTTCCTGTTTCACTTGACGGTGAGAAGATGAATGGTGTTGACCTTATCATCAAGCTCAACGAGATAGCAGGTTCCCACGGTGTCGGCAGAACAGACATGATAGAAGACCGTGTTCTCGGACTTAAAGCACGTGAGAACTATGAGCACCCTGCAGCCACAGTATTGCTCACAGCCCACAAGGACCTTGAGAAGCTTGTACTCACAAGGGCAGAGCTGAAGTTCAAGAAAAATGTGGACGAGCAGTGGTCAGAACTTGCCTACTACGGCCTTGTTGACGAACCACTCTACGCAGACCTCAATGCTTTCATTGATAAGACACAGCAGCGTGTTACAGGTACTGTGACCGTGAAACTGCACAAGGGCAGTGTAATAATTCTTGCACGTACATCCCCATATGCACTTTACTCAGAAGACCTTGTGTCCTTTGACAGTGCAACCATCAACCAGAAGGATGCCGAAGGGTTTGCTAAGTACCACGGCTTCCAGGCAAGGATGTACAAGAAGGTTATTGAAAAGTAA
- a CDS encoding DegT/DnrJ/EryC1/StrS family aminotransferase, producing MIPIAKPDIGDEEKEAVIQVLSSGMIAEGKRVAEFESIFAEYSGVEHCVAVNSGTAALHAAMLSHGIGKGDEVITTSFSFIATANSIMYTGAKPVFVDIETETFNIDTDLIENSITKNTKALMPVHLYGHPAEMKAINDIAEDHNLVVIEDACQAHGAIYHGKKVGSFGTGAFSFYPTKNMTTGEGGMITTNDEEVARKARMIRAHGSQQRYLHEMMGYNLRMTDIAAAIGLVQLDKVDGYNAARRKNAAMLSEGLKDISEIKVPAVRDGCEHMFHQYTIRVDNRDEMVTKLNQQGIGTGVYYPIPIHKQPLYVELSYKDYLPECEKAAKEAISLPVHPGVSEEDINKIIEAVISGVE from the coding sequence ATGATCCCAATTGCAAAACCTGATATTGGTGATGAGGAAAAAGAGGCAGTAATACAGGTGCTTTCCTCAGGAATGATAGCGGAAGGAAAACGAGTTGCGGAATTTGAAAGCATTTTTGCTGAATATTCAGGAGTCGAACACTGTGTTGCAGTTAACTCCGGTACAGCAGCCCTTCATGCAGCAATGTTGAGTCATGGCATCGGTAAAGGTGATGAGGTTATTACCACATCCTTCAGTTTTATCGCAACTGCTAACAGTATTATGTATACAGGTGCAAAGCCTGTATTTGTGGATATCGAAACTGAGACTTTCAATATAGATACCGATCTGATAGAGAATAGTATCACCAAAAATACAAAAGCCCTAATGCCGGTACATCTCTATGGTCATCCTGCAGAGATGAAGGCTATTAACGACATTGCAGAGGATCACAATCTTGTTGTTATTGAAGATGCATGCCAGGCTCATGGTGCAATCTACCACGGAAAGAAGGTGGGTTCTTTTGGAACCGGAGCTTTCAGTTTCTATCCTACCAAGAACATGACCACCGGAGAGGGGGGAATGATCACCACCAATGACGAGGAAGTTGCCAGAAAAGCAAGGATGATACGTGCTCATGGCTCACAGCAGCGATACCTGCATGAGATGATGGGATACAATCTGAGAATGACAGATATTGCAGCAGCCATCGGTCTGGTACAGCTCGATAAAGTGGATGGTTACAATGCTGCACGAAGGAAGAATGCAGCTATGCTCTCTGAAGGTTTAAAGGATATATCGGAAATCAAAGTTCCTGCGGTCAGGGATGGCTGTGAGCATATGTTCCACCAGTACACTATAAGGGTGGATAACCGTGATGAGATGGTGACAAAGTTGAACCAGCAGGGTATCGGTACCGGTGTATATTATCCAATACCAATACACAAACAGCCCCTCTATGTCGAATTGAGTTATAAGGACTATTTACCGGAGTGCGAGAAAGCAGCGAAGGAAGCAATTTCACTTCCTGTGCATCCGGGAGTTTCCGAAGAGGATATTAATAAGATCATTGAAGCAGTAATTTCAGGGGTTGAATAA